In Phocoena phocoena chromosome 3, mPhoPho1.1, whole genome shotgun sequence, a single window of DNA contains:
- the SHISAL2B gene encoding protein shisa-like-2B — protein sequence MSEASRVCSGYYSLNRSFVEPFQCPRRGEGATLIYCCGFADLKYCCSEPGSYFPYKHSYMWNLSIGALIGLGIAALVLLAFVISVCVLCYLFLYTKPQRLDTGLKLQHLEATSTQEGSSNRKTKAPSSNSTNETFSEADDIIQEKTMDMTQINTAYC from the exons ATGAGCGAGGCCAGCCGGGTGTGCTCTGGCTACTACAGCCTCAACCGCAGCTTCGTGGAACCCTTCCAGTGTCCCCGGCGCGGCGAGGGGGCCACGCTCATCTACTGCTGTGGCTTCGCTGACCTCAAGTACTGCTGCAGTGAGCCAGGCAGCTACTTCCCCTACAAGCACAGCTACATGTGGAACCTCAG caTTGGCGCTCTGATTGGACTGGGAATTGCTGCCCTTGTTTTACTTGCCTTTGTCATCAGCGTCTGTGTTCTTTGCTACTTATTTCTGTATACAAAGCCTCAAAGATTAGACACTGGCCTTAAACTTCAACACCTAGAGGCTACTTCCACTCAAGAAG GCAGCTCAAATAGAAAAACCAAAGCCCCCAGTTCAAACTCAACAAATGAAACATTCTCTGAAGCTGATgatataattcaagaaaaaacaATGGATATGACACAAATCAACACTGCTTACTGTTAA